In Brachyhypopomus gauderio isolate BG-103 chromosome 18, BGAUD_0.2, whole genome shotgun sequence, the sequence TTCTGTTTGTGTGCTTTCTTTTTAGTGACTTTTCATTGTCTTTTGCTCTGATTATATTGGTGATACTGTGCAATGGAGTGACAACCGACTGATAAGAGCACAATGCCTGAATGTCTGATGAACAACCCGAAACCATGTgatcttcaaacaaaacacaattAGTATTTTGGGGTGTGATCCGACTTCTTTTATGTGTACTACACTTGTTTGCAGATCTAAGCACATTCGTGTTAACCTCCTTTGAGATCTGTGGCTCCAAGTTGATAaatcctctcaaggtttctgaCAGAGGAGCATCAAAAACCAAATCAGTACTTCCATTTTGAACTGAGTAACTAAAAAGTGACGTTTCAAGAAAAGATGTACTACACTCTCTACCAGATATTTTTTCTGAGGTACATAGGGGTCTTTCAGGCTCAAGACCACAGGAAATGGTAGTTGTGGGGTTTAAGGCATCATATACAACTGATCTGGTCAGGACTGCAGATGAATCAGATTTGTCAGCCATTGATGGCACAGTGGATAAAAAATAATTTGACGTATAATGGCTGTTATGTACCACACTACTTGATTCAAATTGTTTGAAAGTGCCATCTTCATTTTTCACCTGACCTACAAGGCTGGGAGACAAACAAGACAACTCGTTATGGACTTCATCCATTGTAAGCCGTTGCAAAGACTGCCCACTTTTTTCCTCTGGAGAGAAGCATAAGACCAAGTCTGAAGACGGTTGCCATAGACGCGAAAGGGTTAATCCTACACCACTTGTTTCTGAACATAAGGGAAGAGTGTCTTCAAAGCTGCTCACCAGTGATTCTCTCTGCTGTGAAACGGCATTGGTGGACACACAAGGATGTGGGAGGCAACATGCCTCCAAGAGCCTTTGCAGGTAAGCAAAAACAGTGATGCCCAAAAAAGCTCCATTTGGCAAAATTATTTGACAAGCCACAAACTGTGCACGTTCAGAACTGAAACCTGACTGTAAAGTGCGTTCATGAAATAAGAAGCCATCAAGACCAGAATCCTGAAAGAAAGGAATCCAAGAATGTGAGCAAAATATGTCTTCTTATGAAACATTCTACATATAAAATACATACAATGTTTAAAGGCATACCTTAAatccaaaaacaaaacattttcctATAAAGCAATCTTCCACTGCCTTGATTAGTAGATGCTTTAAACTTTGTTGTCCTTGTCTTGTTGAATGAACAAATCTATAAAATAAATTCATATAAAACCTTAGAAACCAGAAAATAAGATTAATGTAGTCAGACTATACACAACCTTTTATGTTTAATGACAGAAAGCTTGTAATACCTCTGCAAATCACCAGCAGTGATGCCAAAGAAGGAATTCAGACAACCTCCAAAAACGGTCACACCAAATATATTTTTATCTCGATACACCATAAGTGACAGCCTATATCTGTAGTCCATATTGTGTTTTTCATATCTGAAGCCACATTTTGGGCATCTGCTCCTGTAAGAGAACATACAAGTAATATTCCTATTTATCAAGGAGGAAGTTATTAATGGTAAACCACAGAGGTTTGCCCGACAGCTCTGGTTGGAGGGCAAGACCATAGGACATGTTGAAAAAAACAATTCAATGCTCAAGAGGTCTATACATAAAACTGACAATGGGCAGCATAACCATATGATTTCACTAAGTGGTTATACATCATATATGACGTAGtactactgatatatatatatatatatatatatttgctgtttttgttctttgcacattatttacattttaatttgtAAATTGCAAATAAGAGAAAATTTGTTGTTAGTATTGTACCATTGTCCCATTTCACTGCCTTCTGAACTGCTCAATGGCAGTAGGCAAGTCATATATTAAACTGAAATTAGTCTGTAACCATGCAACTCTATGCATATTTGTATTTTGCGTAGATAACGTGACTAAAATTATAATACTCTTATCTACATCGAGTTATTTACAGAGGGATTTCTCCTGTCACTTTTTAAGTAAACGTTAacgcatttttattttaataataaccaCGTACCTCAAATCAGACTCCTCTATTAATCTGGACAGACAACATTTACAACATGGATACATAAAACATGTATCCTGAAGAGAGAGAGCGGTGCAACTGAGGAGCACTCTTGTAGTGGTCATCTACGCGGTTCAATTTACATTAATATACAAACATCTCGATATGAAGCAAATAACTAACAAACACAACCTACACCGTGTAGGCCATTCGTGTTGTAGCACGGATCTGGCATGATTTACACTCAAAATATATACCAAAATGAACGATTAACGAACTACAAACGTGACGTAAATGGCTTATGATATAACTTTAAAAATTCATTGTTCAAAAGTAATAACAAAAACGAGTATAAAAACAAAACgccaaaaagaaaaagaaaaaggaaaacacTTTAAATGACGCTTCTTTCCCCGCGCCTGATTAGAATTTTTTCTTCATACACCTTGCTGGATTTATAACCGCCAAAGCCTGTATCGCCATCTATCgacaaaaaaggaaaatgtacaaatatagaatgaagcaaaaataaatataacTGAACGCATAACTAAATGGTAATGGTTGTACATTGTGACTTTCATCGGGCTCATGGTGATCAGGATGTAAATCATGGTGATCAGAAAGTAAATACAGCCGTGTCGTCCATAAGTTTCTGCTTAGTACAAGTTAACAATGCATTGAGGATTAACAGTACGCATATATTGCTTTATCACTCCAAAATGTTCAATGAAGTTTTCAATGAAAATGATTCTTTACAATGGATCCACCAGACCGGTTGTAATAACTAGCATGCTGACTCATGGTTTGTTTCTGGGGTGCTTTGGACTCAAAGTGGGAACTGTGAGAGCAGAGCGTTTTGTTTCCATCCGGACCAATACGAAGGAGCGCCGCGGGATTTTTaagatttgttttgttttgttttatgttcagGTAGTATTTAAAAACAGTTGTCAGTTTTACAAAGTGGGAACCTCGGTTTACAACCGATTGTTTATATAACTTTGGATAAACGTTTTAAAAACGTGGTTAATAGATTTCTTAGTTAGGCTAAAGAATCTCGTATCTATTCAGTTAGATAGCCTAGCTGACTCGATATCTTACTTATCAGTAAACCTAGTTAGCTGGCTAGGTACATGAAGAGGGAAATCTGAAAATGTTTTGAGTTGCAAGATGGtcataaatatttattaagAACTTTGATCTCTTCCAAATGTCGCTcgtttataaaaatgtctgttgGCCTACAAGGTGAAGTTCAAAAACAATCCTTGAATGCAGTTAGCTATTTAGGTTTCTGAAAAATCACTGCAAGTAGGTGTGATGGGTCAAAAAAACTCTGTTTGGGTCCTGTAATAAAGAGAAGTGGGTAAAGAAATATAGAGCAATCTCACTACAATCTCTGGATCTATTTTAGAAATGATTAAACAAACATACAATACTCAAAGCAAACCTCAGCTGTAGTTCTGACATATTAACTGAAGATGAGAAACAAATCGCCTCCATCAGCCTTCTGAAACTGAAGTACAAAAGAAAGTAACTGGTGGCAAAGCTAGACTGGTAAAGTATAAATGTTCAATCAGCAAATCTACTACAGTTTTATTTTGCTATCTTTATCTAAAACAACCCCTTGTTTTTTAGCAAAAGCAGAAGAAGCCGTGGTTGCCTCTGGATTCCACCTCGGCAAAGGATGAGGAGAAATGACCTGCCTTAAACATCTCTGAGTCCAAACCGAAAGGAGCTCACATTACTTATAACTATGCAGCTGTGAAACAGATGGTAACAGAATGTTGTTTATCTCTTGAAAAGAGATCATCTTTCTGAAATGAGTGAAGATGTTCATCGTAAACCACAAGTGCAAAGTGCAGTAAATGTCAGGAAATCAGATGCACAGCCAGCATCACCATCACTGCAGTGTGGAGGAGCTGAAACGCATGGAAAAATGGCAAAAGACAGGAAGGACCTGGCGCAGAGGTTGCTGTTTAGTGAAACAAAAAGCAGCGGTAGAAGACAGCAGACACGTGTGTTGGAGTCAAAGCACGAGAAGAGGACGGGAAGCTGTTCACCTCACTGGGCTGCTACAAGAAAAACGTCAAACGTCTTAAATGATGAGCCAAAGCTCAAGTCCAGAGGAGTTCGGTCAGAAAACAGCCCTGATGCTTCTATGAATACCACGAAGGGTTACGTTCTCTTTAGTCCAACACACATGGCTGCTGCCAGAAAAAGGCGTATGCAGCAGCAGAAACCATCCCATGCAAATACATCCATCTCTGTGCTCACTCCTCCACCTGGTCTGGATCTGAGCACACTGTGTGGTTCACAGGTGGATGCAGGTGCGGTTCTAGAATTCACTGAATGATCCATTAAGTATATTAATGTACAGTGCACATTGGAAGTGAAAAGATCTAGGTTTTttggggagaggggtggggctTGGGAAAAATGTGCAGCATTCAACCTCTCTTGTCTCCTAAAACAGCACAAAATATCCACATGGCTGTTCCTGATGATCAAAGAGACAAGCTGTTGCTTTCCAACTGGGGTCTCCCAAAGCCAGTGCTAGAGAAGTACCAGAGTCTGGGGGTTAAGCAGATGTTTGAGTGGCAAGCAGAATGTCTCACCTTGGGTAAAGTGCTGGACGGCAAGAACCTGGTGTACTCAGGTAACTAAACCTGCTCGCCAAATGGCCATCATTGGTCTCTTTGACAAAGGTGGAATGGGACAAATAAGTTGTCAAAAAGTCTGTACATTGAAAAGGCAAAGAAAGCAACCACATGTTTTATCAATCATAtgtttgtgttgctgttaaT encodes:
- the ddias gene encoding DNA damage-induced apoptosis suppressor protein yields the protein MTTTRVLLSCTALSLQDTCFMYPCCKCCLSRLIEESDLRSRCPKCGFRYEKHNMDYRYRLSLMVYRDKNIFGVTVFGGCLNSFFGITAGDLQRFVHSTRQGQQSLKHLLIKAVEDCFIGKCFVFGFKDSGLDGFLFHERTLQSGFSSERAQFVACQIILPNGAFLGITVFAYLQRLLEACCLPHPCVSTNAVSQQRESLVSSFEDTLPLCSETSGVGLTLSRLWQPSSDLVLCFSPEEKSGQSLQRLTMDEVHNELSCLSPSLVGQVKNEDGTFKQFESSSVVHNSHYTSNYFLSTVPSMADKSDSSAVLTRSVVYDALNPTTTISCGLEPERPLCTSEKISGRECSTSFLETSLFSYSVQNGSTDLVFDAPLSETLRGFINLEPQISKEVNTNVLRSANKCSTHKRSRITPQNTNCVLFEDHMVSGCSSDIQALCSYQSVVTPLHSITNIIRAKDNEKSLKRKHTNRKVLSASKHILPNTLKASRVPKDNSVLSCHIKDANSKINNLRNYPSSATCWIPNDQTSNCFEDMAQVDQVVCPEMESQCVQKEITFGRQGDEYNCSADLFSQNTTDTTERSVSDLEIKKDSLLDISVSGLEVLSSFHFEPSLQSTPRASTFDQCSYGQSCKRSKNGSNLQRSKKRMKRTSVRVMRKQSDIRQGPTTGKTEFSQSQSSDFSCKNHESSAGGLEVEGNTEHEMEDSVVHTNINEWSRDLFAY